From the Candidatus Methylomirabilota bacterium genome, the window TGATCCGCGGGCCCGTTCGGTCCGCGCCTTGTACGGGCACGTCGACACCATCGACCACGACTTCAACCGGCCCACCTCCCCCGGGGTTCCCGGGACCTACCCGGCCAGGGCGTAGGCCTGGTCGATGAGCCGGACCGCCCGCAGGCAGTCGTGCACGCTGATCGGCGGGGCGGCCCCCCTCTGCCAGGCCTCGAGCGCGTCGCGGATCGCGGTGGCGTAGGGCGTCTCGATCTCGGTGCCCTTCTCCACCTCGTCGCCGCCGGCGCCGGCCAGTTTTAGGACGCCGTCCTTCAGGGTCAGGATTCCATCGCGGCCGGCCACTTTCCACTCGCCGTCGGTGCCCACGCGCGGGAAGGTGTTGCCGACCTCGATGGTGCCGAGGATCCCGCTGGCCGAGCGCAGCAGCGCGGAGGCGTAGTCCTCGACGCGCTGACCGTGCGCGCGCCGGCTGATCTGCGCGCCGGTCACCTGCGCGTCCTCGCCGGTCAGATAGAGGAACATGTCGAACCCGTGCGGGCCCAGGTTGCGCAGGCAGCCGCCGCCGGCCTCGGCGGGATCGAGCATCCACGCGCTGTCCCACCCCGGATAGCGCGCCGGGCCCGGACGGTTGACGCGGATATAGATGTGGGAGAGCGGCCCCAGGCGTCCCGACGCGATCAGGTCGCGGGCGCGGATCGCGAAGGGCTGGTAGCGCTGCGACAGCGGGACCGACACGAACGCGTTGAGCCGCGCCGCCTTGTCCGCGATGGACTGCACCTCCTGGGCGTTGACGCCCATCGGCTTCTCCATCATGAACGGATAGCCCGCGTCGAGAAGGTCGTGCGCGATCGTGGCCATCTGACGATGGCGGCCGAGCGCGATCACGAAATCCGGACGCGTCTCCTTCAGCATCCGGTGATAGTCGGTGAAGACCGGCGGATCTCCGACCTCGGCCGCGCGCTTGCGGACGAGGCTCGCGTCGCCGTCCTGCACGCCGACGAGCGCGACGTCCGGCATCGCGGCGAAGTGACGGAGATAGGCCGCGTCGTGCACCGCGTGCCAGTGACTGACCTCGATTCCGGCCACGCGAATGGTCATGGCGTCCTCTCGACGAGTGTGTAAACTCCCGCGGCGCCTCCGGCGTCAGATCGGGCAGAGCAGCAAGGGCCGGAACCGGCCGACAATCCCGATCCCCGGAGGGACCTCATGAACGCAGTGTCCCGGTGCAGAAATGTCGCAGTGATCGGCATCGCCGCGCTGTCGTTGACCACGCCCGTCTTCGCGCAGGAGACGCGCGTGGATCGCCGACAGGATCGGCAGGAGCAGCGCATCGACCGCGGCGTCGAGTCGGGCGCGCTGACCCCGCGCGAGACGCGGAGGCTCGAGCACGGCCAGCAGCGCGTGGAGAACGTCGAGACCCGGGCGCAGGCCGACGGCAAGATCACCGGCCGGGAGAAGGCGCGACTCGAGCATGCGCAGGACGTGCAGAGCAAGCGCATCTACCGTCAGAAGCACGACGGGCAGACCCGGTAGCCGACACGCGACCGGGTGGCCGGACGCGGGTCCGGCCGCCCTCGCGCGGTCTCCCCCGATGCATCTAGCGGTACGCGGCCAGCACGGCCTGCGCGACCTCGCGGGTCGTGGCGGCGCCGCCCTGGTCGGGAGTCAGCACCTTCCCGTCGCGATACACCCGCCCCACCGCGCCCTCGAGCCGCCGGGACTCCGCGAGGAGGCCCATGTGCTCGAGCATCAGCGCGGCGGAGAGGATCGTGGCGGTCGGGTTCGCGATGCCCCGGCCCGCGATGTCGGGCGCCGAGCCGTGCACCGACTCGAAGTAGGCCCAGCCGTCGCCGAAGTTGCCGGAGGGCGCGAGCCCCAGGCCGCCCGCGGTCTCGGCGCCGAGGTCGGACAGGATGTCGCCGTAGAGATTCATGCAGAGCACCACGTCCATCGCGCGCGGAAACCGCACGAGACGCCGGGCCGCGTCGTCGACGTGGAAGTGCTCGAACGGCAGTCCGGCCTCGCGCACGAGGCGCCCGACGATCTCGTCGTAGAGGCCGTCCGTCTTCGGCAGCACGTTGGACTTGGTCACCAGCGTCACCTTGCCCGGCTTGCCGCGCGCCTGCCGCCGGCGCGCCAGGTCACAGGCGAAGCGCCCGATGCGCTCGGCCCCGCGCGGCGTGACCACCTTCACCGCGAAGCGCCCCTCGGTGCCGAACTCCCGCACGGTGCGACCGGTGCGATCCGCGATGTCCGGCATGAGGCGTACCAGATCGGCGAGCGGGCCCTCGCGCCCCGGGTAGAGGCCTTCGCTGTTCTCGCGGAGGATGACGTAGTCGATGCCGTCCGGCTCGGCCAGCGGCGAGCGCATGCCGGGGAAGAAGCGGATCGGGCGCACGCCGGCCCACGCCGCCATCTCCCAGCGCAGCCAGGAGACCACCGGCGAGGTCTTCGGGCCCGCGGCGCCGAAGAGCACGCCATCGGCCTCGCGGGCCGCGCGCTTGGTCTCGTCGGGCAGGGGAGCACCCTGCGGCGGCGTCAGGATCTTCAGCGGCAAGCCGGTGCCCATCAGCAGCTCGCAGGTGGCGTCCACCACTTCCGGGCCGATGCCTTCTCCGGGAAGCGCGACGACGGTCTTCATGACGGAAGCCTCCTCCGCTCTAGAACTGCGCGGTGATCCGGGCGCCGCGGGAAGTCTGGCACGCGCCCGATCCGCCGCCGCCCATGCCGCCGGCCGCGTCGAGGAGATCGAAGCGACAGAGCATGGTGCTGCCGCGATCGCCCTTCAACGTGCCGATGGCGCGGTTGCGATGCGTGTTCACGAAGGCCACGTGGTCGGCGCCGGCTCCCCAGTAGGTGCCGTCGATCAGCCCCTGCTGCTCGATCGGCTCCTCGCCGGTCCAGGCCGCCGGGATGTCGCGGCGGTCGATGCCCGCGCGCACGACCTGGTAGGTTCCCCGGAACCGCTCCCCGTCGGGCAGGGCGGCGGCCATCGTGCCGGACTCACCGAAGAGCCCCGATTCCCAGCTCATGGTCAGCGCCGATTCCGAGTGCCCGGGCATCGCCACGCGTCCATTGACCGGGCCCTTCGCGCAGCCCGCCGCGGCGACCGCGGCGAGCGCGATCCCGACGATGCGACGGCTCGACCGTCCTCTCATGGGTCTCCTTCTGCGCTCGCCGCCCTACCATAGCACCGGCCTCGGGGCCTCGCACGGCGGAGCCGGCCCGGTGCTAGACTGCTGGCCACACAGGAGGCGCGCGCCCATGGCCGATCCGCTCTCCGCGATCCTCGACGCGACGCCGGCGCAGCGGCTGGCGACCGGATTCGTGTTCACCGAAGGCCCGCTGTGGCACCCGGACGGGTTCTTCTACTTCGTCGACGTGCGGGCGAGCATGCTGTATCGCCTGCCGCCGGGGGGCGCGCCGGAAGTCGTCCGCGAGAAGACCGGCGGTGGCAACGGCACCACGTTCGACCTGCAGGGGCGGCTCGTCCTCTGCGAAGGCGACCATCGCCGCGTCACCCGTCGCGATGCCGATGGCCGGTTCGAGGTGCTGATGGACCGGTTCGAGGGCAAGCGCCTCAACCGGCCCAACGACGTGGTGTGCCGGTCCGACGGGAGCATCTACTTCACCGACCCGGGCCTGCGGGTGCCGCTGGCCGAGCGCGAGGTTCCGCACGCCGGCGTGTACCGCATCGCGCCGGATGGGGCGGTGAGCCTGGTCGCCGACTTCGAATACCCGAACGGGCTCGCGTTCTCGCCCGACGAGCGCCGGCTCTACGTGGCCAACACTCGGTGGGCGCAGTACATCCACCTGCTCGAGCTGGACGGTCGCGGCCAGATGGTGCGCCGGCGCATCTTCGCCGACATGTCCTCCGACGAGACCGACGGGGTGCCCGACGGCATGAAGGTGGATGTGGAGGGGCGCGTCTACTGCACCGGGCCGGGCGGCACGTGGGTCTTCGCGCCCGACGGCAGGCGGCTCGGGATCATCCGCACCCCGGAGGTGCCGGCCAATCTCGCCTTCGGCGGGCCGGATCTCCGCACGCTCTTCTTCACCGCCCGCACCTCGGTGTACGCGATGCGCGTGAAGGCGCCCGGCCAGCCACACCCGTGGTATGAGAAGCGGCGCGCGCGCGCATGAGGGAGACCATCCTGGTGGTGGACGACGAGGACGACATCCGGCTCGTGGTGCGCCGCATGCTCGAGGCCAAGGGCTACGTGGTACTGGACGCGCGCGATCCGCACCACGCCCTGCGCATCGCGGGCCGGGAGCCGATCGATCTGCTCCTCACCGACGTGGTCATGCCCCTGATGCGCGGCACCGAGCTGGCCCAGCGGGTCCGGGCCCTGGCGCCGTCGGCGAAGGTGCTGCTCATGTCGGCGTACAAGATCGCCGAGATCACCGAGTCGCAGCTGCCGTTCATCGCCAAGCCCTTCACCCCGGAGGCGCTGACCGACAAGGTGGGTCAGCTCCTGCGCCCGTCGAGCTCGCCGTTCACCCGGCGCCCGCCCGCGCGGCCCGGTCCGCCTTGACAAGGCCGCGCCCGCTGTCGCAGTCTTGGCCCGCCCGATCACCCCGATCACCGGCGCGCTCGTGAGAGCCGCGCAGAGAGAGAGGCTGCCATGAGGCCGTTCCGGCGCCATCCGATCCTGACCTGGGTTCTGTTCGTATCCGTCATCGCAGGCATCGTGCTGGCCGGCACCGGGACCTTCGTGGCCCGGGCCGCGGACCCCATCAGGATCGGGCTGGGCATGGCGCTGACCGGCGGCCTCTCGGCCAACGGCAAGCCCGCGCTGCTCGCCCTGCAGATCTGGAAGGACGACGTCAACAAGAAGGGCGGCCTCCTCGGGCGGCCGGTGGAGCTGATCTTCTACGACGACCAGACCAACCCGGCCACCGTGCCCGGCATCTACTCGAAGCTGCTCGACGTCGACAAGGTCGACCTCATCACCTCCGGCTACGGGACCAACCTCATCGCGCCGCTCCTGCCCATCGCGATGGAGCGCAAGCTGCTGGTCATGGGCATCTTCGGGCTGGCCAACAACGAGAAGTACAAGTACCCGAACTACTTCCAGATCTCGCCCAACGGGCCCGAGCCCGAGACCAGCACCGCGCTCGGCTTCTTCGAGCTGGCCGCGCGTCAGAATCCGAAGCCGCAGACGGTGGCGATCGTGGGGGCCGACGCCGAGTACCCGCAGAACGCGCTGGTGGGCGCGCGCGAGCTGATCAAGAAGTTCGGGTTCAAGACGGTCTACGACAAGACCTATCCGCCCAGCACCACCGACTACACCCCGATCGTGCGGGCCATCAAGGCCACCAACCCCGACATCGTGTTCGTGGCCTCCTACCCGCCGGATTCGGTGGGCATGCTGCGGGCCGCGCACGAGGTGGGGCTTCAGCCCAAGATCATGGGCGGGGGCATGGTGGGCCTGATGTTCACCACGATCATGACCAGCATGGGCCCGCTGCTGAACGGCATCGTGAACTACGACTTCTGGGCGCCCGAGCCGCCGTTCCTGGCCATGCCCGGGATCAAGGAGTTCTTGAAGGAGTACCAGGCGCGCGCGGAGAAGGCGGGCGTCGACCCGCTCGGCTACTACCTGCCGCCGTACTCCTACGCCACCGGCCAGGTGCTGGCCCAGGCCATCGAGGCCACCAAGGGCCTCGACCAGCAGAAGATGGCCGACTACATCCGCAACACCGAGTTCAACACCATCGTGGGCAAGATCAAGTTCGGCAAGAACGGGGAGTGGGCCAGGGGGCGCACCCTGATGGTGCAGTACCAGAAGATCCAGGGCACGAGCGTCGAGCAGTTCCGCGGGCCGGGCAAGAAGGTCGTGCTCTACCCCGACGAGTTCAAGTCGGGCAACATCATCTACCCGTACTCGGCGGCGAAGAACTAGCGCGAGCCGCTCCCTGTTCTCCTGGGACCTGCTGGCGAACGCGCTGGTCGCCGGACTGCTGGTCGGGGGTTTCTATGCCGCGGTGAGCCTCGGCATCTCCCTGATCTTCGGCCTGCTCGACATCGCCAACATCGCGCAGCCCGCGTTCCTCATCCTGGGCTCCTACGCGGCGTACGTGCTGAACAGCGCGTACGGCCTCGATCCCATCCTCACCGGTCTGCTCCTCACCCCCCTCTTCTACCTGCTGGGGGCCGCGGTCTATCGCGTCTACTACAGCGCCTTCGAGCGGCGGGGTGAGGAGTCGCTGCGGGGGCTCGTCTTCTTCTTCGGGCTCCTCTTCATCATCGAGGTCAGCCTGAGCCTCAAGTACGGGGTCGACTACCGCCTGGTCGAGGCCTCCTACATCGGCAAGTCCATCGAGTGGGGCGGGGTGGGGATCGCCTACCGCCTGCTGGTGCCGTGCGTGGTGGGCCTGCTGATGACGCTGGCCCTCTATCTCTTCCTCGGCCGCACCTTCTACGGGCGCGCCATCATGGCGGTCTCGCAGGACGCCGGCGCGCTGCGCCTGATGGGGGCCGACCCCATCCGCATCAAGACCATCGCCTTCGGCATCGGCATCGCGGCGTCGAGCCTGGCCGGCGCGCTGCTGATCACGATCGCCCCGGTGGTGCCCTCGTCCGACCGCGACTATATCGGCCGCATGTTCGCGATCACCGTGCTCGGCGGCATGGGCAGCATCGGCGGCACGCTGGTCGCCGCGATCATCCTCGGCGTCGTCGAGAGCCTGATGGGCACCTTCTTCGGCCCCTCGTGGTCGCTCGCGGTGTCCTTCGGGATCTTGCTGATCGCGCTCGCGGTGCGCCCCGCCGGCCTGTTCGGGCGCTAGAGGCGGGCTGATGAAGAAGGCCGCCGAGTCGTTGGGGGTGGGGTAGCGATGCGTCGCACCGGGATCGTCCTGGTGGTGGCCGTCGCGATGGTCGGCGTCGGCGTGCTCCTCGCGTCGGCCAAGGTCAACCCCTACATCTACTTCGCGGGCTACGTGATCCTCCAGTACGTGGTCATCGCGACGGCGTGGAACATCCTGGGCGGCTACGCGGGCTACGTGAACTTCGGCACTCCCGCCTTCTTCGCCCTCGGCGCCTACACCGCGGTGTTCCTCGTCCAGACCGTGCGCCCACCGCTGCCGCTGCTCATCCTGGCCGGCGGCCTGGTGTCGGCCCTGCTCGGGCTCGGCATCGGCTATCTCACCCTGCGCCTGCGCGGGGTGTTCTTCTCGATCGCGACCCTGGCCCTGGCCATCGTGCTGCAGACCGTCATCATCAACTGGGAGTTCGTGGGCGGCTCCCGGGGCCTCAGCGTCATCCGGCCGAGCGGTCCGCCCTTCGGCAACTACGTCACCTTCCTCTTCACGGTGATGGTCGGGCTCGCGGTGGGCTCGGTGCTGGTGGCGCGCTTCATCGAGCGCTCCTGGATCGGCCGCGGCCTCGCCGCCCTGCGCGACAACGAGGAGGCGGCCGAGTGCATGGGGGTGCCGACCCTGCGCCTGAAGCTCTTCGCCACCACCGTGAGCGGCTTCCTCCTCGGGGTGGCGGGGGCGCCGTTCCCCTACTACGTGACGTTCGTCGAGCCCAACTCCGCCTTCGCCATCGACTACGCGGTGAACGCGCTGGCGATGCCGATGATCGGCGGCACCACCAGCTGGGTGGGGCCGGTGATCGGCGCGGTGCTGCTCGGCTCCGCGCAGCAGCTCGCCACCGTGACCATCTCGTCGGAGATGAACCTCTTCATCGTGGGCGTGGTGCTGGTCGCCTTCGTGGTGCTCGCTCCCGAGGGCATTCTCGGCCTGGTGCGACGCCTGCGGGGCCGCTGAGCGATGGCGGGCGCCGGGCTCGAGGTCTCTCATCTCACCAAGCGCTTCGGCGGCTTCATGGCGCTCCACGACGTCTCCATCCAGGTGAAGCCGGGCGAGCGCTTCGGGCTCATCGGGCCCAACGGGTCCGGCAAGACCACGCTCATCAACTGCGTGTCGGGCTCGCTGCCGGTGGACGGCGGCCGGATCGTCTACGACGGGCGCGAGATCACGGGCCTGCCCGCCCACCGGCGCACCCGGCTGGGCCTGGTGCGGAGCTTCCAGATCCCCAAGCCGTTCGGCAGCATGACGGTGCTGGAGAACCTGGACATCCCGCTCGAGTACGCGGCCCACGAGCGCGCCGAGGCGGCCGACGCCGACGCGATGGAGATCCTGCGCGCGATCGGGCTCGAGTCGAAGGCCCACCTGCGGCCGGCCGGGCTCACCCAGATCGAGATGCGCAAGCTCGAGCTGGCCCGCGCGATGGCGGCCCGTCCGCGGCTGCTCATCTCCGACGAGGCGATGGCCGGCCTGTCCCACGCGGAGGTGGACGACATCCTGGCCATCCTGTTCCGGCTGAACGAGCGGGGCATCACCATCATCATGATCGAGCACATCATGCGGGCGGTGATGCGCTTCTCCGAGCGCATCGTGGTGCTGGACGCGGGCGAGCGCATCGCGGAGGGCACCCCGGACGAGATCGTGCGCAACCCGGACGTGGAGAAGGCCTACCTTGGCGAGTAGGATCGTGGTGCGCAACGTCGACGCCGGCTACGGCGCGGTGCGCGTCCTGCACGGCGTCTCCATCGAGGTGCGCGAGGGCGAGACCGTCGCGCTCCTGGGCACCAACGGCAACGGCAAGAGCACGCTGATCAAGTGCCTGATGGGCATGGTCACGCCCGAGGCCGGCGAGATCTTCCTGGAATCCGACGGACAACGCATCGCGCTCGCCGGGAAATCCACCGAGGAGATCGTGGCCCTGGGCATCGCCCTGGTGCCCGAGGGCCGCCGACTGTTCCCCAAGCTGTCGGTGGAGGAGAACCTCCTGCTCGGCGCCTACCGGACCGGCGCGCGCGCCGACATCGCGGCCAACCTGGCCTACGCCTTCGAGGCCTTCCCGGTGCTGGCCGCACGGCGTCGTCAGCTCGCGGGCAGCATGAGCGGCGGCGAGCAGCAGATGCTGGCGGTCGCGCGCGCCCTGATGTCCTCGCCGCGCATCCTCCTCGTCGACGAGCCGTCGGTGGGGCTGGCGCCGATCCTGGTGAGCCGGGTGATCGCCAAGATCCGCGAGCTGAAGGAGCGCCGCCAGCTCACCGTGCTGATGGCCGAGCAGAACTTCAACCAGGCCACCAAGATCGCCGACCGCGGTTACATCATCGTGCACGGCCGCATCGAGTTCGAGGGCCGCAGCACGCGCGAGCTGCGCGAGAACGAGCTGGTCAAGAAGTACTACCTGGGCGTCTGAGGCGGCGGCATGGTGGCCACCGCGGACTCGGTCATCGTCGGCGCCGGCATCATGGGCGCCAGCACCGCCTACCACCTGGCGCGTCGCGGCTACGGCCGGATCGTCGTGCTGGAGCGCGGCGCGGTCTGCTCCGGCTCGACCGCGCTGGCCTCCGGCGGCATCCGTCACCAGTACGCCAACCGCATCGGGATCGAGCTGACCCGGCAGAGCATCCGGGTCTACAGCGCGGCCTTACAGCGCGCCCTGGGCGTCGACACGCGGGTGCTGGCGCCGGACGACGTGCGCGCCCTCTGCCCGTATCTCTGGACCGGCGACCTGGCCTCCGCGACCTACTCGCCCCGCGACGGTTTCGCCGATCCGTACCTGGTCACCACCGCGATCGCCGCGCGCGCTCGCGATCTCGGGGTGGTGATCGAGCCGGATCGCGAGGTGACCGGGTTCACGCGCGGGCGCCGCGGCGCCACCGTGATCGCCGGCTTCAGCGGTCACGGCTTCATGCACGGCCCCATCGCCGGGCAGCTGATGGCCGAGCTGGTGGCGGATCGACGAGCCCACACCGTGGACATCGCCCCCCTCGATCTCGACCGCTTTCGCCGTGGGGAGACCCCGGTCGAGGTGATGACGTTCGTCTAGACCCGGAGAAGACCCTCCATGTGCACCGTCTCGAGTGTTCGGTGACCCGCGGCCGATGACCCTGCGCCTGGCCGCGGCCTGCCTGCTGGGATGGGCGGCCACCACCAACTACACCAATCACGCCGCGATCATCCCGCTGCTCATGACCGAGCTCGGCTTCGGGCCGGTGCAGGCCGGCGTGCTGTCCATGGTCTTCTTCGTGACCCTCGGGGTCTCGTGCGTTCCCGCCGGCCTGCTGAGCGATCGCTTCGGTCCCACCGGAGTGGGCACCGCGGGCATCGTGGCGGTGTTCGCGAGCAATCTCGCGCTCGGATACGCGCGGCACTTCCCCGATCTGCTCGCGATCAAGGTGGTGGGCGGCCTCGGCTGCGGTCTCGCGTTCGTGGCGGGCATGCGCTACGCGGCCCTGGTGGTGCCGCCCGCGCGCGTCCACCGCGCCCTCGGCATCTACGGCGGCCTGGTGCAGCTCGGCGGGGGCACGGCGCTCTACCTGATCCCGCTGCTCACGAGCCTCGTGGGCTGGCGCCGCGCGTTCATCGTGTCGTCGGGGCTGATCGCGCTGTCCACCCTCGCCTGGCTCGCGCTCGCCCCGCGCGTGCGCCCCGCGCAGGCGGCCGCCCCGCTCGCCGAGGCCGCGCGCAGCCGGACGGTGTGGACGCTCGGCCTCGTCCACACCGCCACCTTCGGGCTCGCGGTGCTGGTCGGGATCTGGATCACCACGTTCCTGGTCCACGACTTCGGCCTGTCGCTGGTCAGCGCGGGCGCGGCCGGCTCGGCCATCCTCGCCCTGGGCGTGATCTCGCGCCCGCTCGGCGGATGGCTGATCGACCGGGGCGTGGTGAGCGCGCGCCTCGTCATGAGGCTGACCGTGCTCGGCGGCGCGATCGGTCTGGCCGTGCTCGCCTGGCCGGGCCGGCCGCTGACGGTGGCCGCCCTCGCCATCTGTGCTCTGGGCGTCGCCTTCAATGCGCCCTACGCCGCGGTGATGAACACCACCGGGGCGGTGCTGCCGCGGGCGCCCGGCGCCGCGGTCGGCCTGGTCAGCGGTCTCGGGGTGATCGCCATCGCGGTCGGCGCCCCGGTGGTGGGCGCGCTCTTCGGCTCGACCGGCAGCTTCACGGCGCCGTTCGCCGCGCTGGCCGCGTTCTCGCTGGTGGTGTTCTGGGCGCTCTTCTCGCTCTGACCGCGGCGGCGGGCATCCGAGCGCGGACGCGCGCGGGCGCGGGGCGCGCTCAGCCCTTGACCCCGCCCGAGCCCCAGCCCTGCACGAGGTAGCGCTGCACCGCCGCGAAGAAGCACACGGTGGGCACCGTGATCATCACCCCGGCGGCCATGATCATCCCCCAGTCCACGATGGTGGCGTTGAAGAGGTCGTTGACGCCCACCGGGAGCGTCTTCAGCTCCTCGGAGGTGATCAGCACCAGCGCGAAGAGAAAATCGTTCCACGCCAGGATGAACGTGAAGATCGCGGCCGCGATGAGCCCGGGCAGGGCGAGCGGCAGCACCACGTACCACACGGTGCGCCCGCGGCCGGCCCCGTCGACCAGGGCCGCCTCCTCCAGGTCGAGCGGGATCGACTGGAAGAAGGCGCGGAGCACCCAGAGGCAGAAGGGCAGGCAGAAGGTGGTGTAGGAGAGCACCAGGGCCAGGTGGGTGTTCACGATCCCGAGCTGCTTCACCAGGATGTAGAACGGGATGATGATCATGATCGGCGCGAACATGTAGGTCAACAGAATCAGCCCGGCCACCGTGTCGCGCCCGCGGAAGCGATAGCGGGTGAGCGCGTAGGCGCCGAGCGAGGACACCGCGAGGGTCAGGAGGACGGTGGCTCCGGCCACCGCCACGCTGTTGCGGAAGAACACGAGGAAGCTGGTGTCCGCGAAGAGGCGCCGGAAGTTCTCCAGGGTGGGATGCAGCGGCACGAAGCGCGGCGTCGCGAAGATCTCGCCGGA encodes:
- a CDS encoding Gfo/Idh/MocA family oxidoreductase, with amino-acid sequence MTIRVAGIEVSHWHAVHDAAYLRHFAAMPDVALVGVQDGDASLVRKRAAEVGDPPVFTDYHRMLKETRPDFVIALGRHRQMATIAHDLLDAGYPFMMEKPMGVNAQEVQSIADKAARLNAFVSVPLSQRYQPFAIRARDLIASGRLGPLSHIYIRVNRPGPARYPGWDSAWMLDPAEAGGGCLRNLGPHGFDMFLYLTGEDAQVTGAQISRRAHGQRVEDYASALLRSASGILGTIEVGNTFPRVGTDGEWKVAGRDGILTLKDGVLKLAGAGGDEVEKGTEIETPYATAIRDALEAWQRGAAPPISVHDCLRAVRLIDQAYALAG
- a CDS encoding isocitrate/isopropylmalate family dehydrogenase — encoded protein: MKTVVALPGEGIGPEVVDATCELLMGTGLPLKILTPPQGAPLPDETKRAAREADGVLFGAAGPKTSPVVSWLRWEMAAWAGVRPIRFFPGMRSPLAEPDGIDYVILRENSEGLYPGREGPLADLVRLMPDIADRTGRTVREFGTEGRFAVKVVTPRGAERIGRFACDLARRRQARGKPGKVTLVTKSNVLPKTDGLYDEIVGRLVREAGLPFEHFHVDDAARRLVRFPRAMDVVLCMNLYGDILSDLGAETAGGLGLAPSGNFGDGWAYFESVHGSAPDIAGRGIANPTATILSAALMLEHMGLLAESRRLEGAVGRVYRDGKVLTPDQGGAATTREVAQAVLAAYR
- a CDS encoding SMP-30/gluconolactonase/LRE family protein is translated as MADPLSAILDATPAQRLATGFVFTEGPLWHPDGFFYFVDVRASMLYRLPPGGAPEVVREKTGGGNGTTFDLQGRLVLCEGDHRRVTRRDADGRFEVLMDRFEGKRLNRPNDVVCRSDGSIYFTDPGLRVPLAEREVPHAGVYRIAPDGAVSLVADFEYPNGLAFSPDERRLYVANTRWAQYIHLLELDGRGQMVRRRIFADMSSDETDGVPDGMKVDVEGRVYCTGPGGTWVFAPDGRRLGIIRTPEVPANLAFGGPDLRTLFFTARTSVYAMRVKAPGQPHPWYEKRRARA
- a CDS encoding response regulator — encoded protein: MRETILVVDDEDDIRLVVRRMLEAKGYVVLDARDPHHALRIAGREPIDLLLTDVVMPLMRGTELAQRVRALAPSAKVLLMSAYKIAEITESQLPFIAKPFTPEALTDKVGQLLRPSSSPFTRRPPARPGPP
- a CDS encoding amino acid ABC transporter substrate-binding protein: MRPFRRHPILTWVLFVSVIAGIVLAGTGTFVARAADPIRIGLGMALTGGLSANGKPALLALQIWKDDVNKKGGLLGRPVELIFYDDQTNPATVPGIYSKLLDVDKVDLITSGYGTNLIAPLLPIAMERKLLVMGIFGLANNEKYKYPNYFQISPNGPEPETSTALGFFELAARQNPKPQTVAIVGADAEYPQNALVGARELIKKFGFKTVYDKTYPPSTTDYTPIVRAIKATNPDIVFVASYPPDSVGMLRAAHEVGLQPKIMGGGMVGLMFTTIMTSMGPLLNGIVNYDFWAPEPPFLAMPGIKEFLKEYQARAEKAGVDPLGYYLPPYSYATGQVLAQAIEATKGLDQQKMADYIRNTEFNTIVGKIKFGKNGEWARGRTLMVQYQKIQGTSVEQFRGPGKKVVLYPDEFKSGNIIYPYSAAKN
- a CDS encoding branched-chain amino acid ABC transporter permease — translated: MLVGGFYAAVSLGISLIFGLLDIANIAQPAFLILGSYAAYVLNSAYGLDPILTGLLLTPLFYLLGAAVYRVYYSAFERRGEESLRGLVFFFGLLFIIEVSLSLKYGVDYRLVEASYIGKSIEWGGVGIAYRLLVPCVVGLLMTLALYLFLGRTFYGRAIMAVSQDAGALRLMGADPIRIKTIAFGIGIAASSLAGALLITIAPVVPSSDRDYIGRMFAITVLGGMGSIGGTLVAAIILGVVESLMGTFFGPSWSLAVSFGILLIALAVRPAGLFGR
- a CDS encoding branched-chain amino acid ABC transporter permease, whose amino-acid sequence is MRRTGIVLVVAVAMVGVGVLLASAKVNPYIYFAGYVILQYVVIATAWNILGGYAGYVNFGTPAFFALGAYTAVFLVQTVRPPLPLLILAGGLVSALLGLGIGYLTLRLRGVFFSIATLALAIVLQTVIINWEFVGGSRGLSVIRPSGPPFGNYVTFLFTVMVGLAVGSVLVARFIERSWIGRGLAALRDNEEAAECMGVPTLRLKLFATTVSGFLLGVAGAPFPYYVTFVEPNSAFAIDYAVNALAMPMIGGTTSWVGPVIGAVLLGSAQQLATVTISSEMNLFIVGVVLVAFVVLAPEGILGLVRRLRGR
- a CDS encoding ABC transporter ATP-binding protein yields the protein MAGAGLEVSHLTKRFGGFMALHDVSIQVKPGERFGLIGPNGSGKTTLINCVSGSLPVDGGRIVYDGREITGLPAHRRTRLGLVRSFQIPKPFGSMTVLENLDIPLEYAAHERAEAADADAMEILRAIGLESKAHLRPAGLTQIEMRKLELARAMAARPRLLISDEAMAGLSHAEVDDILAILFRLNERGITIIMIEHIMRAVMRFSERIVVLDAGERIAEGTPDEIVRNPDVEKAYLGE
- a CDS encoding ABC transporter ATP-binding protein, whose translation is MASRIVVRNVDAGYGAVRVLHGVSIEVREGETVALLGTNGNGKSTLIKCLMGMVTPEAGEIFLESDGQRIALAGKSTEEIVALGIALVPEGRRLFPKLSVEENLLLGAYRTGARADIAANLAYAFEAFPVLAARRRQLAGSMSGGEQQMLAVARALMSSPRILLVDEPSVGLAPILVSRVIAKIRELKERRQLTVLMAEQNFNQATKIADRGYIIVHGRIEFEGRSTRELRENELVKKYYLGV
- a CDS encoding FAD-dependent oxidoreductase; translation: MVATADSVIVGAGIMGASTAYHLARRGYGRIVVLERGAVCSGSTALASGGIRHQYANRIGIELTRQSIRVYSAALQRALGVDTRVLAPDDVRALCPYLWTGDLASATYSPRDGFADPYLVTTAIAARARDLGVVIEPDREVTGFTRGRRGATVIAGFSGHGFMHGPIAGQLMAELVADRRAHTVDIAPLDLDRFRRGETPVEVMTFV
- a CDS encoding MFS transporter, which codes for MTLRLAAACLLGWAATTNYTNHAAIIPLLMTELGFGPVQAGVLSMVFFVTLGVSCVPAGLLSDRFGPTGVGTAGIVAVFASNLALGYARHFPDLLAIKVVGGLGCGLAFVAGMRYAALVVPPARVHRALGIYGGLVQLGGGTALYLIPLLTSLVGWRRAFIVSSGLIALSTLAWLALAPRVRPAQAAAPLAEAARSRTVWTLGLVHTATFGLAVLVGIWITTFLVHDFGLSLVSAGAAGSAILALGVISRPLGGWLIDRGVVSARLVMRLTVLGGAIGLAVLAWPGRPLTVAALAICALGVAFNAPYAAVMNTTGAVLPRAPGAAVGLVSGLGVIAIAVGAPVVGALFGSTGSFTAPFAALAAFSLVVFWALFSL
- a CDS encoding carbohydrate ABC transporter permease — its product is MRRTGALYGAGLVLLLAAAFPLFWMLSTALKPSGEIFATPRFVPLHPTLENFRRLFADTSFLVFFRNSVAVAGATVLLTLAVSSLGAYALTRYRFRGRDTVAGLILLTYMFAPIMIIIPFYILVKQLGIVNTHLALVLSYTTFCLPFCLWVLRAFFQSIPLDLEEAALVDGAGRGRTVWYVVLPLALPGLIAAAIFTFILAWNDFLFALVLITSEELKTLPVGVNDLFNATIVDWGMIMAAGVMITVPTVCFFAAVQRYLVQGWGSGGVKG